The genomic interval AAGGTGTTTTTTATGGCCCTAAAATTGATATAAAAATTCGTGATGTTTTGGGACGTTCTTGGCAATGTTCAACAATCCAGGTTGATTTTAATTTACCAGAAGGTTTTGATTTAAACTTTGTAGATGAAGACGGACAAAATTATAGGCCAATAACCATTCACCGGGCGTTACTTGGTTCTATCGAACGGTTCTTTGGGATTTTAATTGAACATTATGCCGGTAATTTTCCTTTGTGGTTGGCACCTCAACAGATTCAGGTTATCCCAATCGCCGACAGGCACGCAGAATATGCTAATAAGATTGCAGCAAGCTTAAAAGAAAACAATTTCCGCGTTGATGTTGATACACGTAGCGAAAAAATGGGTTTTAAAATCCGTGAAGCAGAAGTTCAAAAAATCCCATATATGTTAATCGTTGGAGATAATGAGATGGAAGAAAATAACGTCTCGGTTCGACATAAAGGAGATGGTGATTTAGGCAGGTTGACGCTTTCATCATTTATTGATAGATTAAGCACAGAATTAGATCAAAACTGATTATTTAAAAGGAGATAGTTATCGCAACCAGTAAAGTCAGAATTAATAGTGACATTAGAGTGCAGGAAGTTAGACTTATTAGCGAAGAAAATGAACAAGTTGGAATTGTTTCTGTTGATAAGGCCAGAGAAATGGCCGAAGAAGCTGGTCTGGATCTTGTTGAAATTGCACCAAATGCCAAACCGCCGGTTTGTAAAATTCTTGACTATGGAAAGTATATTTTCCAGCAAAAGAAAAAAGAGAAAGATAATAAAAAGAAACAACACGTTGTAGTTTTAAAAGAAATTAGAATGCGCCCAAAAACAGATGACCATGATTTAGAGTACAAATTAAAACATGCGCGGTCGTTTATTGAGCACAAATGTAAAGTAAAGTTCACTGTTCAGTTCCGAGGCAGAGAGATGGCCTATAAACAATTTGGTGTAAAATTATTAGAAAGGGTTACCGAGGCCCTGGAAGATATTGCCAAAGTTGAAAGTGCCATCAAATCTGAGGGACGAAATATGAACATGATTATGACATATAAATAGGAAGGAAATTGGTTATGCCAAAAATGAAATCTAACAGAGGCGCCTCAAAACGTTTCAGGGTTACAGCAAGTGGCAAGATAAAAAGACACTCGTCTCATCACAGCCACATTCTTACAAAAAAATCTGCTAAGAGAAAAAGAAACCTTAGAAAAGAGAGTTTGGTTTCCGATGCAGATTCAGCACGCGTAAAAAAAATGATTTTAGCATAAAAGCAGGAGAATAAAATGCCAAGAGCGACTAATAATGTTGCGGCCCGTCAAAGGCGTAAAAAAATATTAAAAGCAGCAAAAGGTTATAAACTGGGGAAAAGCCGTTTATATAAAACAGCAAAAGACCAGGTTGAAAAAGGTTGGTTATATGCATATAGGGATAGAAGAGCAAAGAAACGCAGTTTCCGCAGCCTTTGGATTACCCGAATTAATGCAGCCTGCCGTTTAAATGATATTAGCTACTCAGTTTTCATAAACAAATTGGGTAAAGCAAATATTGACTTAGATAGAAAAGTACTGGCCGACATGGCAGTTCGTCATCCAGAAGATTTCTCAGCATTAGTTAAGCAAGTTTCAGCTTAGTAAAATTAATAACTTGTTTTAAAAGGAAGTATATTTTTCATGTACTTCCTTTTTTTTTATAAAAGGACTTATCTGTGCATAGAATTAAAGAAATTAAAGATAGTTTTGACGCGGAAATAGAAAAAGTCAATAATGAAAGCAGCCTGGAAGAATTACGTGTTAAGTTTCTTGGAAGAAAAGGTTTAGTGACAGGCGCTTTTGCATTTATAAAGGATGTCTCTCCAGCTGACAAACCAAAATTTGGTGCTGAATTAAATATCTGTAAAAAACAGATCGAACAGGCTTTTTCAAACAAGAAGAGTTCATTTTTATCGGATGAAAACTCGAATTCAAAAATTGATCTCACCTTGCCGGGAAGAAGGACTCATTTTGGCAGAAAGCATCCTCTTATAAAGGTTGCAGACGAAATAAAAAGTATTTTTAAGTCATTCGGTTTTTCAATTGAGGACGGCCCCGAGATTGAAACAGACTATTATAATTTTGAGGCTCTGAATATACCTAAAAGTCATCCAGCACGCGCAATGCAGGACACTTTGTACATCACTGAAGATATCGTTTTAAGGACACATACATCTCCTGTACAAATCCGTGTTATGGAAGATCGTAAGCCTCCGATAAGAATTATTGCGCCTGGCCGTGTTTACAGACGTGATACACCAGACGCAACACATTCTCCGTTTTTTCATCAGGTTGAAGGATTGGTTGTAGGTGAAACGGTAACTTTTGCAGATTTAAAGGGTGTGATACAGGCTTTCGCACATAAAATGTTTGGTAAAGATGCCAAAGTTAGGTTTCGGCCAAGTTTTTTTCCATTTACAGAACCAAGCGCAGAATATGATGTTTGGTTTAATGGCAAATGGATGGAAATATCTGGTTGCGGAATGGTTCATCCAAACGTATTCAAAGCAGTTAATATTGACCCCCAAAAATACTCTGGCTATGCATTTGGTATGGGCATAGACCGCGTGGCAATGCTTAAATACGATGTTAAAGATATCCGCCTTTTCTTTGAGAATGATGTACGTTTTTTAAATCAGTTTTAACAATACTTTTATTTATATACTTCTTTATTATGGAACAGCATGAAAATTTCTTATAAATGGTTAAAAGAATACATTGATATCGATATCTCCATCGAGGAGCTTGCCCAGAAAATCACGGATTCCGGTGTGGAAGTTGAAGAGATTATTCCATTAGTTGCAGAATTTAACAATATTGTTTTAGGAAAAGTTGAATCCGTTTCAAAGCACCCGGATGCTGATAAATTAAGTGTTTGCACTGTTTCAACAGGAAATGAAACATTTCAGGTAATTTGTGGAGCACCAAATGTCGAAGCAGGTCAGTTAATTCCATTTGCACAACCCGGAGCAAAACTTCCCAATGGTATTAAAATAAAAAAAGCAAAAATTCGCGGAGTAGAATCTTTTGGAATGATTTGTTCAAAAGAGGAACTGGGATTTGAAGAAGCATCCGAGGGGATTTGGCCACTTAATACAACTGAACAATTGGGCAGCGATATAAATACAGTTTTGGCGGATTATAAAGATTATATATTTGACTTATTTATTACCTCTAATCGCCCTGACTGCTTAAGCCATGTTGGCATTGCAAGAGAAGTTGCCGCTTTTACCGGGAAAAAAGTCAATCTCCCTAAAATAGATATCGATGAATCTGATTCTTTCCAGGCAAAAGATTTAATAAAAGTCAATATTGATTATACAGAAGGGTGTCCGCGATATGCCACCCGAGTTATTAAAAATGTAAAAATAGGCCCATCACCAGAATGGTTAAAAACTAAGTTGGAAGCTATTGGTTCACGTTCAATTAACAATGTTGTTGATGTAACAAACTTTGTTTTAAACGAATTAGGACAACCACTCCATGCATTTGATTATGATTTGATTGAAGGACACCAAATCAATGTAAAAAACAGTACTGCAGGTAGTAAATTTACAACTTTAGATGAGAAAGAAAGATTGCTTCCTGAAAATACAGTTATGATTTGTGATGGAAAACGGGAAGTAGCTATTGGTGGAATTATGGGTGGTATGAATTCCGAAGTAAGTGATGTAACAACAAATATTTTATTGGAAAGTGCTTACTTCACTCCTAAAAACATTGTTACCTCTACTCGAAAATTAAGTTTAATGACGGATGCTTCACAGCGTTTTGAAAAAGGCACAGATTACGACGGTGTTATTTATGCGCTTGACAGAGCAGCTCAACTTATTAAAGATCTTGCGGGTGGAGAAATTGCTTCAGGCATAATTGATGAATATCCTCAACCAATAAATCCTTCAATAGTACCTTTTAGTTTAAGCCAGGTAAATCGCATCCTTGGCTCCACTTTAGATGACACCAAAATTCTTAATACACTTAAGAGAATTGATTTAATCGACAGCCCTTCAGGTATACAAGTGCCATCGTATCGTGTAGATATTAAAGAGGAAATTGACTTAGTTGAAGAGGTTGCCCGTTTAATAAATCTTGATAATTTGCCTACAAGCACCATCGAACCCGTTTATCTTGATCAGCCAGGTACGGGGCATGATGATTATATTTCATTGATGAGAGAAACTCTTATTGAAATAGGATTGCAGGAAATATTTACAAACAGCATGATAAGT from Calditrichota bacterium carries:
- a CDS encoding translation initiation factor IF-3 codes for the protein MNSDIRVQEVRLISEENEQVGIVSVDKAREMAEEAGLDLVEIAPNAKPPVCKILDYGKYIFQQKKKEKDNKKKQHVVVLKEIRMRPKTDDHDLEYKLKHARSFIEHKCKVKFTVQFRGREMAYKQFGVKLLERVTEALEDIAKVESAIKSEGRNMNMIMTYK
- the pheS gene encoding phenylalanine--tRNA ligase subunit alpha — encoded protein: MHRIKEIKDSFDAEIEKVNNESSLEELRVKFLGRKGLVTGAFAFIKDVSPADKPKFGAELNICKKQIEQAFSNKKSSFLSDENSNSKIDLTLPGRRTHFGRKHPLIKVADEIKSIFKSFGFSIEDGPEIETDYYNFEALNIPKSHPARAMQDTLYITEDIVLRTHTSPVQIRVMEDRKPPIRIIAPGRVYRRDTPDATHSPFFHQVEGLVVGETVTFADLKGVIQAFAHKMFGKDAKVRFRPSFFPFTEPSAEYDVWFNGKWMEISGCGMVHPNVFKAVNIDPQKYSGYAFGMGIDRVAMLKYDVKDIRLFFENDVRFLNQF
- a CDS encoding phenylalanine--tRNA ligase subunit beta, with product MKISYKWLKEYIDIDISIEELAQKITDSGVEVEEIIPLVAEFNNIVLGKVESVSKHPDADKLSVCTVSTGNETFQVICGAPNVEAGQLIPFAQPGAKLPNGIKIKKAKIRGVESFGMICSKEELGFEEASEGIWPLNTTEQLGSDINTVLADYKDYIFDLFITSNRPDCLSHVGIAREVAAFTGKKVNLPKIDIDESDSFQAKDLIKVNIDYTEGCPRYATRVIKNVKIGPSPEWLKTKLEAIGSRSINNVVDVTNFVLNELGQPLHAFDYDLIEGHQINVKNSTAGSKFTTLDEKERLLPENTVMICDGKREVAIGGIMGGMNSEVSDVTTNILLESAYFTPKNIVTSTRKLSLMTDASQRFEKGTDYDGVIYALDRAAQLIKDLAGGEIASGIIDEYPQPINPSIVPFSLSQVNRILGSTLDDTKILNTLKRIDLIDSPSGIQVPSYRVDIKEEIDLVEEVARLINLDNLPTSTIEPVYLDQPGTGHDDYISLMRETLIEIGLQEIFTNSMISTKTAAIIPETKTVKILNPISDDLSVMRPSLLPGILSTISHNFNRQNPDLKIFEIGRIFSDNGKDKLPLQPINFAFAISGKRNPDFWGNEGENFDFYDLKGIIESLFEMLNISIPNFDSVKEFPFLDKDFSVQLSQNGQNIGYCGRISNDLINEFDLSNEVYFAELNFDLIIKFISDNKKYKTIGKYPYIEKDLALVLENNILANDVISFIYQHGGKFLRNVNIFDVYSGDKISSGHKSLAIRLRFQSDERTLKDKEIDKVFKNLINKSKQQFNASLRDK
- the rplT gene encoding 50S ribosomal protein L20 — translated: MPRATNNVAARQRRKKILKAAKGYKLGKSRLYKTAKDQVEKGWLYAYRDRRAKKRSFRSLWITRINAACRLNDISYSVFINKLGKANIDLDRKVLADMAVRHPEDFSALVKQVSA
- the rpmI gene encoding 50S ribosomal protein L35 codes for the protein MPKMKSNRGASKRFRVTASGKIKRHSSHHSHILTKKSAKRKRNLRKESLVSDADSARVKKMILA